One Micromonospora sp. WMMD1120 genomic region harbors:
- a CDS encoding HYD1 signature containing ADP-ribosyltransferase family protein, which produces MTTDYTYPSPKANQPHRLDGWSRTDNTGTTTGSYTYDESGNTTTRPGPAGPQTLTWTVEGQLDKLTDSTGTNSYTYDASGNRLIAKDATGSTLFLGDQEVRRNASTGQVTATRYYSFNGETIAQRTLTGITWLASDHQGTAQVSVANDTNQTITQRRQTPYGAPRGAAVSWPNKQGFLGGYQDPTGLTHLGAREYDPTIGRFISVDPVNDPGNPQQLPAYTYAANNPTTYSDPSGRIIAEYARVDEPGGNWKQLCSGGITGYECQAIVEDGKKNKQTRRDKGMVNNKAVHELLDGLAFIPGLGVAADGANTALFIYEGDYGTAAEALMPGPSICAAARSVCKKAEKELADKAQALIGRATKGKVDPKINPGKDASEMAQIKSEARDKGFSVTPKPPTVPGKKPDAGNKGKPAKNDSGTTAKKEGCKHSFDPATPVLMADGSARPIAEVAEGDEVLAHDPEIGVTSAQAVEALHVNQDEALTDLSVRTEDGTYTTLKTTQHHPFWSDSRREWVDAADLRPTERLKSASGDVTTVAEVFTYQGDKVMRDLTVANIHTYYVLAGTTPVLVHNCPSGVGGDEAAEATVRMRHYTNSRGAAGIMESGVIKASDQNKVFMVPARGKPMSPRDAEDTLGIGRGRGRKVIEFDVPASSVSSRSNPTMGITEWVADGDLPISNARVVR; this is translated from the coding sequence GTGACCACCGACTACACCTACCCCTCCCCGAAGGCGAACCAACCACACCGCCTCGACGGGTGGAGCCGAACCGACAACACCGGCACCACCACCGGGTCGTACACCTACGACGAGTCCGGCAACACCACAACCCGCCCAGGCCCGGCCGGCCCGCAAACCCTGACCTGGACCGTCGAGGGTCAACTCGACAAACTGACCGACAGCACCGGCACGAACTCCTACACCTACGACGCCTCCGGCAACCGACTCATCGCCAAGGACGCCACCGGCAGCACCCTGTTCCTCGGCGACCAAGAAGTCCGACGCAACGCCAGCACCGGCCAAGTGACCGCCACCAGGTACTACTCGTTCAACGGCGAGACCATCGCCCAACGGACGCTCACCGGCATCACCTGGCTTGCCAGCGACCACCAGGGCACCGCCCAAGTCAGCGTCGCCAACGACACCAACCAGACGATCACCCAGCGTCGACAAACCCCGTACGGCGCACCCCGAGGGGCCGCGGTGTCCTGGCCTAACAAGCAGGGCTTCCTCGGCGGCTACCAAGACCCGACAGGCCTCACCCACCTAGGCGCCCGAGAATACGACCCCACCATCGGCCGGTTCATATCCGTCGACCCGGTCAACGACCCAGGAAATCCTCAACAACTTCCGGCGTACACCTACGCCGCGAACAACCCCACCACCTACAGCGACCCCAGCGGCCGCATCATCGCCGAATACGCCAGAGTCGACGAGCCCGGCGGCAATTGGAAACAACTCTGCTCAGGAGGCATAACCGGCTACGAATGCCAAGCAATCGTCGAAGACGGCAAGAAAAACAAACAGACCCGCCGTGATAAGGGCATGGTCAACAACAAGGCCGTTCACGAACTCCTCGACGGGCTCGCCTTTATCCCCGGCCTGGGAGTAGCTGCGGATGGCGCCAACACCGCCCTCTTCATTTACGAAGGGGATTACGGCACCGCCGCCGAGGCGCTCATGCCGGGCCCTTCAATCTGCGCTGCTGCCAGAAGCGTCTGCAAGAAGGCCGAGAAGGAGCTAGCCGACAAGGCGCAGGCTCTCATCGGGCGGGCTACCAAGGGTAAGGTCGACCCTAAGATCAACCCGGGCAAAGATGCCAGCGAGATGGCCCAAATCAAGTCTGAGGCACGGGACAAGGGCTTTTCGGTAACGCCGAAGCCGCCAACAGTGCCAGGGAAGAAGCCAGATGCGGGCAACAAGGGCAAGCCGGCCAAGAACGACAGCGGGACGACCGCCAAGAAGGAAGGCTGCAAGCACAGCTTCGATCCCGCGACTCCGGTCCTCATGGCCGACGGCAGCGCTCGCCCCATCGCTGAGGTGGCGGAGGGTGACGAGGTCCTAGCGCATGACCCGGAAATAGGGGTCACCTCCGCCCAAGCGGTAGAGGCGCTACACGTCAACCAGGATGAGGCCCTCACGGACCTGTCAGTCCGAACTGAGGACGGCACATACACCACCCTCAAGACGACCCAGCACCACCCGTTCTGGAGCGACAGCCGGCGTGAGTGGGTTGACGCCGCCGACCTCCGACCGACGGAAAGACTTAAGAGCGCATCTGGTGACGTGACAACGGTTGCCGAGGTATTCACCTATCAAGGTGACAAGGTCATGCGCGACCTCACGGTAGCCAACATCCACACGTACTATGTGCTCGCCGGCACAACCCCGGTACTCGTCCACAATTGCCCTTCTGGGGTAGGCGGCGATGAAGCTGCTGAAGCGACCGTTCGAATGCGGCACTACACCAACTCTCGTGGCGCTGCTGGCATCATGGAGAGTGGCGTTATTAAAGCCAGCGACCAAAACAAGGTGTTCATGGTGCCCGCGCGAGGGAAGCCGATGAGCCCGCGCGATGCTGAGGACACTTTGGGTATTGGCCGTGGTCGTGGCCGTAAAGTCATTGAGTTTGATGTGCCGGCCAGTAGTGTAAGTAGTAGATCTAACCCTACAATGGGTATCACCGAGTGGGTGGCCGATGGTGATTTGCCAATTTCTAACGCCAGGGTGGTTCGATGA
- a CDS encoding IS630 family transposase produces the protein MADLVRVRRLSDHEGQQLLRITRRGTGSAIRLRRAMVVLASAGGNTVPAIARLVQADEDTIRQVIHRFNEMGMASLDPQWAGGRPRQISPDEEQFIVETATTRPEKLGRPFTRWSIRKLADHLRLHATRRVRIGRERLRQILHRHKITFQRTKTWKESTDPDRDVKLARIEYVSSHFPQRVFAFDEFGPLVIRPQAGAGWAPAGHPHRLPANYHKLHGVRQFHGCYSVGDDQLWGVVRRRKSAANTLAALTSIRAARPDGAPIYVILDNLSAHKGLKIRAWAARNKVELCFTPTYASWANPIEAQFGPLRTFVIAGSNHPNHTVLTRKMQTYLRWRNANARHPDVLAAQRRERARIRSERQRRWGQPATHAA, from the coding sequence GTGGCAGATCTTGTACGTGTACGGCGGCTGAGTGACCACGAAGGTCAGCAGCTGCTCAGAATCACTCGCCGGGGAACCGGTTCGGCGATCCGACTACGGCGGGCGATGGTCGTGCTCGCGTCTGCCGGTGGGAACACGGTGCCGGCCATCGCCCGTCTGGTGCAAGCGGACGAGGACACGATCCGGCAGGTCATCCATCGGTTCAACGAAATGGGGATGGCCAGCTTGGACCCTCAGTGGGCGGGTGGCCGTCCCCGCCAGATCAGTCCTGACGAAGAGCAGTTCATCGTCGAGACGGCCACCACCCGCCCCGAGAAGCTGGGGCGTCCGTTCACCCGGTGGAGCATCCGCAAGCTCGCCGACCACCTACGCCTGCATGCCACCCGGCGGGTCCGCATCGGGCGGGAGCGGCTGCGGCAGATCCTGCACCGGCACAAGATCACCTTCCAGCGGACCAAGACGTGGAAGGAGTCCACCGACCCTGACCGGGACGTCAAGCTCGCCCGGATCGAGTACGTGAGCAGCCATTTCCCGCAGCGGGTGTTCGCGTTCGACGAGTTCGGGCCCCTCGTGATCCGTCCCCAGGCCGGCGCCGGGTGGGCGCCCGCGGGCCATCCGCACCGGCTGCCCGCGAACTACCACAAGCTGCACGGTGTCCGGCAGTTCCACGGCTGCTACTCCGTCGGCGACGACCAGCTCTGGGGCGTCGTCCGACGTCGCAAGAGCGCCGCGAACACCCTGGCCGCGCTCACGTCGATCCGCGCCGCCCGCCCGGACGGGGCACCGATCTACGTCATCCTGGACAACCTCTCGGCACACAAAGGCCTCAAGATCCGAGCGTGGGCGGCTCGGAACAAGGTCGAGCTCTGCTTCACCCCGACCTACGCCTCCTGGGCCAACCCGATCGAGGCCCAGTTCGGGCCGCTACGCACCTTCGTGATCGCCGGCTCGAACCACCCCAACCACACCGTCCTGACCCGGAAGATGCAGACCTACCTGCGATGGCGCAACGCCAACGCCCGCCACCCCGACGTCCTGGCCGCCCAACGCCGCGAACGCGCCCGCATCCGCAGCGAACGACAGCGACGATGGGGCCAACCCGCCACCCACGCAGCCTGA
- a CDS encoding AraC family transcriptional regulator, whose amino-acid sequence MLFTGPSPAPPIGTSPRTDEIATFALAGLAGDTGWRRPVIVERELLILTTRGHGDAELDFHPLPCRPGTLLRVRPGQVLRCVGPQFDATVVAWDPHALRDVDLDLATAVTWRQLAGEDEDAVINEVSQLVVDCQRHPDGPTARALLRHQLAVLLLRLALAQADRSPARPEEETFHRFHREVEHGYPHTRRVEDYAAGLGCSVRTLTRACLAVTGRSAKQVIDERVALQAARLLAATDQPIAQIGRHLGFSEPTNFGRFFTREVGVSPGAFRAARDQPAGNRVVRQRPPAEPTGANGGRFRSGTVETTNGGHTARPGPPAARPGGPGRA is encoded by the coding sequence ATGCTCTTCACCGGTCCCTCCCCCGCGCCGCCGATCGGAACGTCCCCCCGCACCGACGAGATCGCCACGTTCGCGCTGGCCGGCCTCGCCGGCGATACGGGCTGGCGTCGCCCGGTGATCGTCGAGCGGGAGCTGCTGATCCTGACCACTCGTGGGCACGGCGACGCGGAGCTGGACTTCCACCCGCTGCCCTGTCGGCCCGGCACGTTGTTACGGGTACGCCCCGGTCAGGTGTTGCGCTGCGTCGGCCCACAGTTCGACGCGACGGTGGTGGCCTGGGACCCGCACGCGTTGCGCGACGTCGACCTCGACCTGGCCACGGCCGTGACCTGGCGCCAGTTGGCCGGTGAGGACGAGGACGCGGTGATCAACGAGGTGAGCCAGTTGGTGGTGGACTGTCAGCGGCACCCCGACGGTCCCACCGCCCGCGCGCTGCTGCGGCACCAGTTGGCGGTGCTGTTGCTGCGGCTGGCGCTGGCCCAGGCCGACCGGTCACCGGCCCGGCCCGAGGAGGAGACGTTCCACCGGTTCCACCGGGAGGTGGAGCACGGCTACCCGCACACCCGGCGGGTGGAGGACTATGCCGCCGGCCTCGGGTGCTCGGTGCGTACCCTGACCCGGGCCTGCCTGGCCGTCACCGGTCGCAGCGCCAAGCAGGTCATCGACGAGCGGGTCGCGTTGCAGGCCGCTCGCCTCCTGGCCGCGACGGACCAGCCGATCGCGCAGATCGGCAGGCACCTCGGCTTCTCCGAGCCCACGAACTTCGGCCGCTTCTTCACCCGCGAGGTCGGGGTGAGCCCCGGCGCCTTCCGGGCCGCCCGCGACCAGCCGGCGGGCAACCGGGTGGTCCGCCAGCGACCGCCGGCCGAGCCGACGGGCGCCAACGGCGGGCGGTTCCGCTCCGGCACCGTCGAGACCACCAACGGCGGTCACACCGCGAGACCCGGACCGCCCGCTGCCCGGCCCGGCGGCCCGGGGCGGGCATGA
- a CDS encoding MarR family transcriptional regulator: protein MTVMTRWLDPDEQRTWRAYLTASRVLMDTLDRELQREAGMPHAYYEILVQLSEAPGRQLRMSELAQAAGSSRSRLSHAVARLEAAGWVRREDCPTDRRGQIAVLTDEGFATLAAAAPGHVEGVRRHLFDALSPAQVDQLRRISETLAEHLTGS, encoded by the coding sequence ATGACTGTCATGACCCGCTGGCTGGACCCTGACGAGCAACGCACCTGGCGCGCCTACCTCACCGCCTCCCGGGTGCTGATGGACACGTTGGACCGGGAGCTGCAACGCGAGGCGGGCATGCCGCACGCCTACTACGAGATCCTGGTCCAGCTCTCCGAGGCCCCCGGCCGCCAACTGCGGATGAGCGAGCTGGCCCAGGCCGCCGGCTCGTCGCGCAGCCGGCTCTCGCACGCCGTGGCCCGGCTGGAGGCCGCCGGCTGGGTCCGTCGCGAGGACTGCCCCACCGACCGGCGCGGGCAGATCGCCGTCCTCACCGACGAGGGTTTCGCCACCCTCGCCGCCGCCGCGCCCGGCCACGTCGAAGGTGTACGCCGACACCTGTTCGACGCGTTGAGCCCCGCCCAGGTCGACCAACTACGCCGGATCAGCGAGACCCTGGCCGAGCACCTGACCGGATCCTGA
- a CDS encoding Rrf2 family transcriptional regulator, with protein sequence MQISARGDYAVRAALSLATAYPSLLSTQAIAAEQDMPRKFLEAILADLRRAGLVRAQRGAEGGYTLARPPREVTVGAVLRAVEGPLAGVRGLRPEETRYEGSAENLPGLWVAVRAAVRRVVDEVSLAEIVSGRLPAHVRRLTALPDAWQPR encoded by the coding sequence GTGCAGATCTCCGCGCGCGGCGACTACGCGGTACGGGCGGCGCTGAGCCTCGCCACCGCGTACCCATCGTTGCTGTCCACCCAGGCCATCGCCGCGGAGCAGGACATGCCCCGCAAGTTCCTGGAGGCGATCCTGGCGGATCTACGCCGGGCCGGCCTCGTCCGCGCGCAGCGCGGCGCCGAGGGCGGTTACACGCTGGCCCGCCCGCCGCGCGAGGTGACTGTCGGCGCGGTGCTGCGCGCCGTCGAGGGCCCGCTGGCCGGGGTACGCGGGCTGCGCCCGGAGGAGACGCGGTACGAGGGCTCGGCGGAGAACCTGCCCGGCCTCTGGGTGGCGGTCCGCGCCGCGGTGCGGCGGGTGGTCGACGAGGTGAGCCTCGCCGAGATCGTCAGCGGTCGACTGCCCGCGCACGTGCGCAGGCTGACCGCGCTGCCGGACGCGTGGCAGCCCCGCTGA
- a CDS encoding ATP-binding protein: MLAGLVLLAGPTADLPGGYGLTPVVFAATAGALFWRRSAPVTVAWLAFAGSAVLAAVETLAPGDSIRPGENTIMFLTPAAPFAAYAVAAYAARRVRGWAAVVALAAAATAPLPPPWARLRSGLVLLGVPVLLGLYLAARRRMVNMLRERARWAEADRYAAAERAAAGERERLTAEMHDVVTHQVTLIVLEAGALGLTAADVATRVAAERIREAGCAALDDLRDLVRVLPEQPSVREPVPVLLPDLRPLVGPAALEVTGTPVSVSPAVGQAVVRVVQEALTNVRKHAPGARIEVGVQYEGGGVRVVVRNGVVRSTADARLAASGSGTGLHGLRRRVELLGGTFMAGPEPGGGFTLRAWLPGVQHDGSS; encoded by the coding sequence TTGCTCGCCGGTCTGGTGTTGCTGGCCGGGCCGACCGCCGACCTGCCCGGCGGCTACGGCCTCACACCGGTGGTCTTCGCGGCGACGGCCGGCGCGCTGTTTTGGCGCCGGAGCGCACCGGTCACGGTGGCCTGGCTTGCTTTCGCTGGCAGCGCCGTCCTGGCCGCCGTCGAGACCCTCGCACCGGGCGACTCGATCCGGCCGGGCGAAAACACGATCATGTTCCTCACTCCCGCCGCCCCGTTCGCGGCCTACGCGGTCGCGGCCTACGCCGCTCGTCGCGTTCGAGGCTGGGCGGCGGTGGTTGCTCTCGCGGCTGCGGCCACGGCACCGTTGCCGCCGCCTTGGGCGCGACTACGCTCCGGCCTGGTGCTGCTGGGTGTGCCGGTCCTTCTCGGCCTTTACCTGGCAGCACGCCGCCGCATGGTCAACATGCTGCGCGAGCGGGCCCGGTGGGCCGAGGCTGACCGGTACGCCGCAGCCGAGCGGGCCGCCGCAGGTGAACGTGAGCGGCTCACCGCCGAGATGCACGATGTGGTGACGCATCAGGTCACCCTCATCGTGCTGGAGGCCGGGGCGCTCGGGCTGACCGCAGCCGATGTGGCGACTCGGGTGGCCGCGGAGCGGATCCGAGAGGCCGGTTGCGCGGCACTCGACGACCTTCGCGACCTGGTCCGGGTCCTGCCTGAGCAGCCGTCAGTCCGGGAGCCGGTGCCGGTACTGCTGCCCGATTTGCGACCACTGGTAGGCCCGGCGGCTCTGGAGGTGACGGGTACCCCGGTGTCGGTGTCCCCAGCGGTCGGGCAGGCGGTGGTCCGGGTCGTCCAGGAAGCGCTGACCAACGTGAGGAAACACGCGCCGGGTGCCCGTATAGAGGTGGGGGTGCAGTACGAGGGCGGCGGCGTGCGAGTTGTTGTCCGCAACGGAGTGGTTCGGTCGACGGCGGATGCGCGGCTGGCCGCTTCCGGGTCGGGAACCGGGCTGCACGGGTTGCGGCGTCGGGTCGAGTTGCTTGGCGGCACGTTCATGGCCGGGCCCGAGCCTGGCGGCGGTTTCACGCTGCGGGCGTGGCTGCCCGGCGTACAACACGACGGGTCGTCATGA
- a CDS encoding DUF4236 domain-containing protein: MGLMFRKRKKYGPIILNFTENGFSSWSIKIGRWSWNSKARAHRVDLPGPLSWKQDKARS, from the coding sequence ATGGGCCTCATGTTTCGGAAGCGCAAGAAGTACGGACCGATCATCCTGAACTTCACCGAGAACGGCTTCTCCTCGTGGAGCATCAAGATCGGGCGCTGGTCCTGGAACTCCAAGGCGCGGGCGCACCGAGTCGACCTGCCCGGCCCGCTGTCCTGGAAGCAGGACAAGGCCCGGTCGTAG
- a CDS encoding SsgA family sporulation/cell division regulator: MSVIRPTTVEVETSLRLVAPDATALPVRASLRYDPADPYAVHVLFHAESAGGEAVSWSFARELLVTGLDEPAGIGDVRVWPWATPRGDFVALALSSPDGNALFEVPRSVLVRFLRRTYVVVPRGREAEHLDVDTAVNRLLAGR; this comes from the coding sequence ATGAGTGTCATCCGACCGACGACCGTAGAGGTCGAGACGTCGCTAAGGCTCGTCGCGCCTGACGCCACCGCCTTGCCGGTGCGTGCCAGCCTGCGTTACGACCCTGCTGACCCGTATGCGGTCCATGTCCTGTTCCATGCCGAATCGGCCGGAGGTGAGGCGGTGAGCTGGTCGTTCGCTCGCGAACTTCTGGTCACCGGCCTGGACGAGCCGGCCGGCATCGGGGATGTGCGGGTCTGGCCCTGGGCCACACCGCGCGGCGACTTCGTCGCGCTGGCCCTCTCGTCACCGGACGGCAACGCCCTCTTCGAGGTGCCGCGCAGCGTCCTGGTGCGTTTCCTTCGACGCACGTACGTCGTCGTCCCGCGCGGCCGGGAGGCCGAGCACCTGGACGTCGACACGGCGGTGAACCGGCTGCTCGCCGGTCGCTGA
- a CDS encoding response regulator transcription factor: MVADDDPLVGAHLRTILASAGDIEVVDIVADGAAAVEAAIRHRPDLVLMDLRMPGVNGLVATDQIAALNPAPFVVVLTTFTADRYVAAALRAGASGYVLKTTPPREFVDLIRTAAAGHTILPPGAARVLLPAGPSVTLPNSLSERDREILTGLGQGLTNAQLAAQLHLTEATIKGYVSRVLTRLGCTNRTEAALLAQRAGLVKYE, from the coding sequence GTGGTGGCCGATGACGATCCGTTGGTCGGTGCGCACCTGCGCACAATCCTGGCGAGCGCCGGCGACATTGAGGTGGTCGACATCGTGGCAGACGGGGCCGCGGCGGTAGAGGCAGCCATCCGGCACCGTCCGGACCTGGTCCTGATGGACCTGCGCATGCCGGGCGTCAACGGACTGGTCGCCACTGATCAGATCGCCGCCCTGAACCCGGCCCCGTTCGTGGTGGTGCTGACCACGTTCACGGCCGATCGGTATGTGGCTGCCGCGCTGCGCGCCGGAGCCAGCGGGTACGTGCTCAAAACCACGCCGCCGCGCGAGTTCGTCGACCTCATCCGCACCGCCGCCGCCGGCCACACGATCCTGCCGCCCGGTGCGGCCCGGGTCCTGCTGCCCGCCGGCCCGTCGGTGACGCTGCCGAACAGCCTGTCCGAACGGGACCGGGAGATCCTGACCGGCCTGGGCCAGGGCCTGACCAACGCGCAATTGGCGGCCCAACTGCACCTCACCGAAGCCACCATCAAGGGCTACGTCTCGCGGGTCCTTACCCGACTCGGCTGCACCAACCGGACCGAGGCGGCCCTCCTCGCCCAGCGCGCCGGACTCGTCAAGTACGAATAG
- a CDS encoding glucose 1-dehydrogenase codes for MTQLFSVEGKTVLVTGGSRGIGLMIAQGFVRAGAHVIISSRKADVCAAVAKELSAEGRCDAIPVDLGDDAGAEALAAAVRDRFDRLDVLVNNAGATWGAPLENYPEAAFDKLWAVNVKAVFRLTTALLPALRAAASADDPARVINIGSIDGIRVPWMEVYAYSATKAAVHMLTRSLAHQLAGEQITVNAIAPGPFESKMMAFALDDPESRAAIEQQVPLGRIGRPEDMAGTAIYLASRAGAYLTGAVIPVDGGITTHG; via the coding sequence ATGACGCAGCTGTTCTCGGTCGAAGGAAAGACGGTACTGGTCACCGGCGGATCGCGGGGGATCGGCCTGATGATCGCCCAGGGCTTCGTCCGGGCCGGCGCACACGTGATCATCTCGTCCCGTAAGGCGGACGTCTGTGCGGCGGTCGCCAAGGAACTCTCCGCCGAGGGCCGCTGCGACGCCATCCCCGTCGACCTCGGCGACGACGCCGGCGCCGAGGCGCTGGCCGCCGCCGTCCGCGACCGCTTCGACCGCCTCGACGTGCTGGTCAACAACGCGGGCGCGACCTGGGGCGCGCCGCTGGAAAACTACCCGGAGGCCGCGTTCGACAAGCTCTGGGCGGTCAACGTCAAGGCCGTCTTCCGGCTCACCACCGCGCTGCTGCCGGCGCTGCGCGCCGCCGCCAGCGCCGACGACCCGGCCCGCGTGATCAACATCGGGTCGATCGACGGCATCCGGGTGCCGTGGATGGAGGTGTACGCGTACTCGGCCACCAAGGCGGCCGTGCACATGCTCACCCGCAGCCTCGCCCACCAACTGGCCGGCGAGCAGATCACCGTCAACGCGATCGCGCCCGGCCCCTTCGAGAGCAAGATGATGGCGTTCGCGCTCGACGACCCGGAGAGCCGCGCCGCGATCGAGCAGCAGGTCCCGCTGGGCCGCATCGGCCGCCCCGAGGACATGGCCGGCACCGCCATCTACCTGGCCTCACGGGCTGGTGCGTACCTCACCGGCGCGGTCATCCCCGTCGACGGCGGCATCACCACCCACGGTTGA
- a CDS encoding SRPBCC family protein, whose protein sequence is MPRIEMTTTVRATREAVFDASVDVDLHTRSMGASAERAIDGVMTGRLKVGDTVRWQAVHFGIPWRMTVRITQFRRPSYFVDEQVRGPFTQWRHEHNFMPDPTDPSITVMRDVIGFIAPAGPVGAVVAHLILKPYLQRLIGRRNAFLAASVTGSACTTE, encoded by the coding sequence ATGCCGCGCATCGAGATGACTACGACAGTCCGGGCGACTCGCGAGGCCGTGTTCGACGCGAGTGTGGATGTCGATCTGCACACCAGGTCCATGGGCGCCAGCGCCGAACGAGCGATCGATGGCGTCATGACCGGCCGGTTGAAAGTCGGTGACACGGTCAGGTGGCAGGCGGTCCACTTTGGCATCCCATGGCGCATGACCGTGCGGATAACCCAATTCCGTCGGCCGTCGTACTTCGTCGACGAGCAGGTCCGTGGCCCATTCACCCAATGGCGCCACGAGCACAACTTCATGCCCGATCCAACAGACCCGTCCATCACTGTCATGCGGGACGTCATCGGTTTCATTGCGCCGGCAGGACCCGTAGGGGCCGTCGTGGCACACCTGATTTTGAAGCCGTATCTTCAGCGCCTCATCGGGCGCCGTAATGCGTTTTTGGCGGCGTCTGTCACCGGGAGCGCGTGCACCACTGAATGA
- a CDS encoding TIGR02611 family protein: MDPATAPGPPKVAVRAAEKRGYAVPKEQPELARRSKPGGGGVDRPGGGGARARGGRAGAGGGRGGAGGDAGGAGGVGRGGGVAVQDPPRRPRWRERIALTLELIRANPTGRIALKIFIAIAGALVVTIGIALIPLPGPGWLLVIAGLGIWAVEYHWARRLLGFTRRHVHGWTRWVTRQSLLVRVVLGSVGLVFVATVVWLSLKYSLGIDVIAEAMHYLATH; the protein is encoded by the coding sequence ATGGATCCGGCGACGGCACCCGGCCCACCGAAAGTCGCGGTCCGGGCAGCCGAAAAGCGGGGGTACGCAGTGCCGAAGGAGCAACCCGAGCTGGCCAGACGGTCGAAGCCCGGCGGCGGTGGTGTCGACCGCCCCGGTGGCGGTGGCGCTCGTGCCCGCGGAGGCCGGGCCGGCGCCGGCGGCGGTCGTGGCGGTGCTGGCGGCGATGCTGGTGGCGCCGGCGGCGTCGGTCGCGGTGGCGGCGTGGCCGTCCAGGACCCGCCGCGTCGTCCCCGCTGGCGGGAGCGGATCGCCCTCACCCTCGAACTCATCCGGGCCAATCCGACCGGCCGGATCGCGCTCAAGATATTCATCGCGATCGCCGGGGCGCTCGTGGTGACCATCGGCATCGCCCTCATCCCGCTACCAGGGCCGGGTTGGCTGCTGGTGATCGCCGGGCTCGGCATCTGGGCCGTCGAATACCACTGGGCCCGCCGGCTGCTCGGCTTCACCCGCCGCCACGTCCACGGTTGGACGCGCTGGGTGACCCGACAGTCACTGCTGGTGCGAGTCGTGCTCGGCTCCGTGGGGCTGGTCTTCGTGGCGACAGTGGTCTGGCTGTCGCTGAAGTACAGCCTCGGCATCGACGTGATCGCCGAGGCGATGCACTACCTCGCGACGCACTGA
- a CDS encoding DUF998 domain-containing protein — MKENVTTRRLLACGAAAGPLFVIVILVGGALQPGYRPIRQAASELALGSTGWIQITNFLVCGSLFVAFALGIRRVLHPRSAAWIAAALTGLFGVALIASGLFTTDVAGQARHTWHGTAHNAAGSVVFLSLPLLTFTWAFHSARRRSWIWAIISAIAGVTMLLLIQGLAVSEHRGLYQRLTIGLGWTWITAFALHLRRTTFTHPSEAADQQHVISRPFRRGG, encoded by the coding sequence ATGAAGGAAAACGTCACCACCCGGCGGCTCCTCGCGTGCGGCGCCGCCGCCGGGCCTCTGTTCGTCATCGTGATCCTCGTTGGCGGCGCGCTACAGCCCGGATACCGTCCGATCCGCCAAGCCGCCAGCGAATTGGCACTCGGGTCGACCGGATGGATCCAGATCACCAACTTCCTCGTGTGCGGCTCACTGTTCGTGGCATTCGCCCTCGGTATACGCCGCGTCCTGCACCCCCGCTCGGCCGCCTGGATCGCGGCGGCCCTGACCGGCCTGTTCGGTGTTGCCCTCATCGCGTCCGGGCTGTTCACCACCGATGTCGCCGGGCAGGCCCGGCACACCTGGCACGGCACCGCCCACAACGCCGCAGGCAGCGTTGTTTTCCTATCCCTACCGCTCCTGACCTTCACCTGGGCGTTTCACTCTGCCCGGCGTCGGTCCTGGATCTGGGCGATAATCAGCGCAATAGCCGGCGTGACCATGCTTCTACTCATCCAAGGTCTGGCCGTCTCCGAACACCGCGGCCTGTACCAGCGTCTCACCATCGGACTTGGCTGGACCTGGATCACCGCCTTCGCCCTGCACCTCCGTCGCACAACGTTCACTCACCCAAGTGAGGCAGCAGATCAGCAGCACGTGATCAGTCGCCCGTTCCGAAGAGGAGGCTGA
- a CDS encoding VOC family protein, with product MGIHRLNHAVLYVSDLARSVAFYTDVLGFRPVPMTPDGFRGAAFLQAPDSTNDHDLGLFEIGAAAGRSTAGRATVGLYHLAWEVDTLDELAATAERLAAAGALAGTSDHGTTKSLYGRDPDGLEFEVVWLVPADLLDDTALAARKRIGRLDLDAERRRYGGQTHGGVGISVPV from the coding sequence ATGGGTATCCACCGGCTCAACCACGCGGTCCTCTACGTCAGTGACCTCGCCCGCAGCGTCGCGTTCTACACCGACGTGCTGGGCTTCCGTCCGGTGCCGATGACTCCGGACGGCTTCCGGGGCGCCGCCTTCCTCCAGGCGCCCGACTCCACGAACGATCACGACCTGGGCCTGTTCGAGATCGGCGCCGCCGCCGGGCGGTCCACCGCCGGTCGTGCCACCGTCGGCCTCTACCACCTCGCCTGGGAGGTGGACACCCTCGACGAGCTGGCCGCCACCGCCGAGCGGCTCGCCGCCGCCGGGGCGCTGGCCGGCACCTCCGACCACGGCACCACCAAGAGCCTCTACGGCAGAGACCCGGACGGTCTGGAGTTCGAGGTGGTCTGGCTGGTCCCGGCCGACCTGCTCGACGACACCGCATTGGCCGCCCGCAAACGGATCGGTCGGCTCGACCTGGACGCCGAGCGGCGGCGCTACGGCGGGCAGACCCACGGTGGGGTGGGGATCTCCGTCCCGGTCTGA